A region of Burkholderiales bacterium JOSHI_001 DNA encodes the following proteins:
- a CDS encoding transposase (PFAM: Integrase core domain) codes for MPWSETTTMDAKVAFILDWKSQKYQVTELCARYGVSRKTAYKWINRYLEDGPDGLWDRSHAPRRSPHRTSAQVEQAIVQQRLRHPSWGPKKLIWTLQRWQPELELPSLGTVAEILKRNDLVLAKRRPRAVGHPGRPSMAVSKPNDSWSIDFKGQFRTGDGKYLYPLTVTDNHSRYLLACQGLPGTLLEPTQAVLSRVFKEHGLPSRMRSDNGVPFAAYTLGRLSRLSVWLLKLGVMPELIEPGKPQQNGRHERMHRTLKDETLKPPGANAGVQQRKFNSWRQEFNQDRPHEAHDGLTPADVHVNSTRQMPSKLLQPEYPDRFEVRYVSANGGIRWRKKWLNVSSVLIGEHVGLEEVDDGKWDVYFANYRLGTLNERFMRIEDVLGKLKRRV; via the coding sequence ATGCCTTGGAGTGAGACCACGACCATGGATGCGAAGGTGGCATTTATTCTGGATTGGAAGAGCCAGAAATACCAGGTGACGGAGCTGTGCGCGAGGTACGGCGTGAGCCGCAAGACGGCGTACAAGTGGATCAACCGGTACCTTGAAGACGGGCCGGACGGGCTGTGGGACCGCAGCCATGCACCCAGGCGTTCGCCACACCGCACAAGCGCGCAGGTGGAGCAAGCGATCGTGCAGCAGAGGCTGCGGCATCCGAGCTGGGGCCCGAAGAAGCTGATCTGGACGCTGCAGCGCTGGCAACCGGAGCTGGAACTGCCCAGCCTGGGGACGGTGGCAGAGATCCTGAAGCGCAACGACCTGGTGCTGGCCAAGAGAAGGCCCAGAGCGGTGGGCCACCCCGGGCGGCCGAGCATGGCGGTGAGCAAGCCCAACGACAGTTGGAGCATCGACTTCAAGGGGCAGTTCAGGACGGGCGACGGCAAGTACCTGTACCCGCTGACGGTGACGGACAACCACAGCCGCTACCTGCTGGCGTGCCAGGGGCTGCCGGGCACGTTGCTGGAGCCCACGCAGGCGGTACTGAGCCGGGTGTTCAAGGAGCATGGGCTGCCCAGCCGGATGAGAAGCGACAACGGGGTGCCATTCGCGGCGTACACGCTGGGAAGGTTGAGTCGGCTGTCGGTGTGGCTGTTGAAGCTGGGGGTGATGCCGGAACTGATCGAGCCGGGCAAGCCCCAGCAGAATGGGCGGCACGAGAGGATGCACAGGACGCTGAAGGACGAGACGTTGAAGCCGCCGGGGGCCAACGCTGGAGTGCAGCAGAGGAAGTTCAACAGCTGGCGACAAGAATTCAACCAGGACAGGCCGCACGAGGCCCACGACGGGTTGACACCGGCGGACGTGCATGTGAACTCGACGAGGCAAATGCCCAGCAAGCTGCTGCAGCCCGAGTACCCTGACCGATTCGAGGTTCGCTACGTCAGCGCCAACGGCGGAATTCGATGGCGCAAGAAGTGGCTGAATGTGAGCAGCGTTCTGATTGGAGAACACGTGGGCTTGGAAGAAGTTGACGACGGCAAGTGGGACGTCTACTTCGCCAACTACAGGCTGGGAACATTGAATGAACGCTTCATGAGAATTGAGGATGTCCTCGGTAAACTGAAGCGCCGCGTGTAA
- a CDS encoding uncharacterized protein with a cystatin-like fold (manually curated), whose translation MRASPPFYLLAALVAGCAQQTPASRSPGSPEAVVPRIAELFSVCELDALVGRYVPTAEFISPSTPKPLVGREALREYFAGACKGTVRPVMKVESQRVKSLTPGAVVVTGTYSFGRTDRPNDKPWPAFFVITATSEGGDWLINSQATFPIPE comes from the coding sequence ATGCGCGCTTCCCCTCCGTTTTACCTTCTGGCGGCCCTCGTGGCTGGATGTGCGCAGCAAACGCCTGCCTCCAGATCGCCGGGCAGCCCTGAGGCCGTAGTGCCTCGAATCGCCGAACTCTTTAGTGTGTGCGAGCTTGACGCTCTCGTTGGTCGGTACGTGCCAACCGCCGAGTTCATATCTCCGAGCACGCCGAAACCCCTCGTCGGACGAGAGGCACTGCGAGAGTACTTTGCCGGCGCGTGCAAGGGAACTGTTCGCCCAGTCATGAAGGTCGAGAGCCAGAGAGTGAAGTCACTGACCCCTGGGGCGGTTGTTGTCACGGGAACATACAGCTTCGGCAGGACTGACCGCCCGAACGACAAGCCTTGGCCTGCCTTCTTTGTGATCACGGCAACTTCAGAAGGCGGCGACTGGCTCATCAACTCTCAAGCAACGTTTCCGATCCCGGAGTAA
- a CDS encoding Biopolymer transport protein ExbD/TolR (PFAM: Biopolymer transport protein ExbD/TolR~manually curated), protein MVGLAQTLGCMNTTFANCLATHPSRQGFLVRFVSSSVALVYFLAASGCSPSESPKIVTINVDSTGAYTLNGRVVSDSSLSEELRTLQSSGSSLELEILASVDANHQAVGRAVVAAQSAKIARIRFVSRQAK, encoded by the coding sequence GTGGTCGGCTTAGCTCAAACGTTAGGCTGCATGAACACCACTTTCGCCAATTGCCTCGCCACTCACCCATCGAGGCAAGGCTTCTTGGTGCGCTTCGTGAGTTCGAGCGTCGCCTTGGTCTACTTTCTAGCTGCAAGTGGTTGCTCCCCTTCGGAGTCTCCGAAGATCGTCACAATCAACGTAGATTCAACGGGTGCATACACGCTGAATGGCCGGGTAGTCTCGGATTCAAGCCTCTCAGAGGAACTTCGCACGCTCCAATCCTCTGGCTCGAGCTTGGAGCTCGAGATCCTTGCGTCCGTCGATGCCAATCACCAGGCGGTTGGCCGTGCAGTTGTCGCCGCGCAGAGCGCCAAGATTGCGCGCATCCGTTTCGTCTCTCGGCAGGCAAAGTAG